The Halosimplex litoreum genome has a window encoding:
- the uvrA gene encoding excinuclease ABC subunit UvrA produces MSKDVIEVRGAEEHNLKDVDVTIPREELTVVTGLSGSGKSSLAFDTVYAEGQRRYIESLSAYARNFLGQMDKPKVENVEGLSPAISIDQKNAANNPRSTVGTVTELHDYLRLLYARVGTPHCPECGREVGEQSAQHMVDRVLELPEGTRAKVLAPVVRDQKGAFEDLFDELVAEGYARVEVDGEQHDLSLDRPELDENYDHTIDVVVDRIEVSPEARSRITDSVETALEESDGVIKVAVPDPPADVELGGSTTRSVGDLGADDGEDGDDDGDDTDDRLVVEFSEDLACTHCDVDISEIETRSFSFNSPYGACPECEGLGETKEVSEDLVITDTSKPLKHVFEPWSYDRTYYSRQLDNVAEHFGVSLSTPFEELDESIRRQFLYGTDSLVHFEWRTKNGTREKTERFEGVIPNLERRHVETDSDRAREHIEEYMATTRCPACEGTRLKAESRAVLVDGTAITEVNRLSIGDALEHFENLEKNLGARDTKIAEEILKEIRARLGFMCEVGLDYLTLDREAATLSGGESQRIRLATQIGSGLVGVLYVLDEPSIGLHQRDNDRLLNTLEELRDLGNTLLVVEHDTETMRRADTIVDMGPGPGKRGGEVVVNGDFDEVLDTDESTTGDYLSGEKAIPVPGERRDPDGHLTIEGARQHNLKDLDVDLPVGAFTAITGVSGSGKSTLMHDVLYKALAREMHGNSDVNPGEHDGLSGLDAIETVRLIDQSPIGRTPRSNPATYTNVFDHIRELFAETNLAKQRGYEKGRFSFNVKGGRCEECGGQGTVTIEMNFLSDVQVPCEECGGARYNRETLDVTYKDATIADVLDMSIEEAYDFFEGHSQIRRRLKLLKDVGLDYMQLGQPSTTLSGGEAQRVKLAEELGKKDSGETLYLLDEPTTGLHPHDERKLIDVLHRLTDDGNTVVVIEHELDLVKNADHIVDLGPEGGEAGGQLVAEGTPEDVARTEESYTGKYLRDLLPDVDLEGPRGDRVVTADADGEAEQAPRADDD; encoded by the coding sequence ATGAGCAAAGACGTCATCGAGGTCCGCGGGGCAGAGGAACACAACCTCAAGGACGTCGACGTAACGATCCCACGGGAGGAACTGACGGTCGTCACGGGGCTGTCGGGGTCGGGGAAGTCCTCGCTCGCGTTCGACACCGTCTACGCCGAAGGGCAACGGCGATACATCGAGTCGCTGTCGGCCTACGCGCGCAACTTCCTCGGGCAGATGGACAAGCCGAAAGTCGAGAACGTCGAGGGGCTCTCGCCCGCGATCTCCATCGACCAGAAGAACGCCGCCAACAACCCCCGCTCGACGGTCGGCACCGTCACCGAACTCCACGACTACTTGCGCCTGCTGTACGCCCGCGTCGGCACGCCCCACTGTCCCGAGTGCGGCCGCGAGGTCGGCGAGCAGTCCGCCCAGCACATGGTCGACCGCGTGCTCGAACTCCCCGAAGGCACCCGTGCGAAGGTGCTCGCGCCGGTCGTCCGCGACCAGAAGGGCGCCTTCGAGGATCTCTTCGACGAACTGGTCGCCGAGGGGTACGCCCGCGTCGAGGTCGACGGCGAGCAACACGACCTCTCGCTCGACCGCCCGGAGCTGGACGAGAACTACGACCACACCATCGACGTGGTCGTCGACCGGATCGAAGTGAGTCCCGAGGCTCGCTCCCGGATCACGGACTCCGTCGAGACGGCGCTGGAGGAGAGCGACGGCGTCATCAAAGTCGCCGTCCCGGACCCGCCGGCGGACGTGGAACTGGGCGGTTCGACCACCCGGTCGGTGGGCGACCTCGGCGCCGACGACGGAGAGGACGGCGACGATGACGGCGACGACACCGACGACCGCCTCGTCGTCGAGTTCTCAGAGGATCTGGCGTGCACCCACTGCGACGTCGACATCAGCGAGATCGAGACCCGCTCCTTTTCGTTCAACAGCCCCTACGGCGCCTGCCCCGAGTGCGAGGGCCTCGGCGAGACCAAGGAGGTCAGCGAGGACCTGGTGATCACCGACACCTCGAAGCCCCTGAAGCACGTCTTCGAGCCCTGGAGCTACGACCGCACCTACTACTCCCGGCAACTGGACAACGTCGCCGAGCACTTCGGCGTCTCCCTGTCGACACCGTTCGAGGAACTGGACGAGTCTATCCGACGGCAGTTCCTCTACGGGACGGACTCGCTGGTCCACTTCGAGTGGCGCACCAAGAACGGCACCCGCGAGAAGACCGAGCGCTTCGAGGGCGTCATCCCCAACCTCGAACGCCGCCACGTCGAGACCGACTCCGATCGGGCTCGCGAGCACATCGAGGAGTACATGGCGACCACCAGGTGTCCCGCCTGCGAGGGCACCCGCCTGAAGGCCGAATCGCGGGCCGTCCTCGTCGACGGCACCGCCATCACCGAGGTCAACCGGCTGTCGATCGGCGACGCGCTGGAACACTTCGAGAACCTCGAGAAGAATCTCGGTGCGCGGGACACCAAGATCGCCGAGGAGATCCTCAAAGAGATCCGCGCACGGCTCGGGTTCATGTGCGAGGTCGGCCTCGACTACCTGACCCTCGACCGCGAGGCCGCCACGCTCTCGGGCGGCGAGAGCCAGCGCATCCGCCTCGCGACGCAGATCGGCAGCGGCCTCGTCGGCGTGCTGTACGTCCTCGACGAGCCCTCGATCGGCCTGCACCAGCGCGACAACGACCGGCTGCTCAACACCCTCGAAGAGCTTCGGGATCTGGGCAACACCCTGCTCGTCGTCGAGCACGACACGGAGACGATGCGCCGGGCGGACACCATCGTCGACATGGGGCCCGGTCCCGGCAAGCGCGGCGGCGAGGTCGTCGTCAACGGCGACTTCGACGAGGTGCTCGACACCGACGAGTCCACCACCGGCGACTACCTCTCCGGCGAGAAAGCGATCCCCGTTCCCGGTGAACGGCGCGACCCCGACGGCCACCTCACCATCGAGGGCGCCCGCCAGCACAATCTGAAGGACCTGGACGTGGACCTCCCGGTCGGCGCGTTCACCGCCATCACGGGCGTGTCGGGCTCGGGCAAGTCCACGCTGATGCACGACGTGCTCTACAAGGCGCTCGCCCGCGAGATGCACGGCAACTCCGACGTGAACCCCGGCGAACACGACGGCCTGTCGGGGCTGGACGCCATCGAAACCGTGCGGCTGATCGACCAGTCGCCGATCGGGCGGACCCCGCGCTCGAACCCCGCGACCTACACGAACGTCTTCGACCACATCCGCGAGCTGTTCGCCGAGACGAACCTCGCCAAGCAGCGCGGGTACGAGAAGGGCCGGTTCTCGTTCAACGTCAAGGGCGGCCGCTGCGAGGAGTGTGGTGGCCAGGGCACCGTGACCATCGAGATGAACTTCCTCTCGGACGTGCAGGTGCCCTGCGAGGAGTGTGGTGGCGCCCGCTACAACCGCGAGACCCTCGACGTGACCTACAAGGACGCCACCATCGCGGACGTGCTCGACATGAGCATCGAGGAAGCCTACGATTTCTTCGAAGGCCACAGCCAGATCCGCCGGCGGCTGAAACTGCTGAAAGACGTCGGCCTCGACTACATGCAGCTGGGCCAGCCCTCGACGACGCTCTCGGGCGGGGAGGCCCAGCGCGTCAAGCTCGCAGAGGAACTCGGCAAGAAGGACTCGGGCGAGACGCTGTACCTGCTCGACGAGCCGACGACGGGGCTACACCCCCACGACGAGCGCAAGCTCATCGACGTGCTCCACCGCCTGACCGACGACGGCAACACGGTGGTCGTCATCGAGCACGAACTCGATCTGGTGAAAAACGCCGACCACATCGTCGACCTCGGGCCCGAGGGCGGCGAGGCCGGCGGCCAGCTCGTCGCCGAGGGCACCCCGGAAGACGTGGCCCGCACGGAGGAGTCCTACACCGGGAAGTACCTCCGCGATCTGCTCCCCGACGTGGATCTGGAGGGACCGCGTGGCGACCGCGTCGTCACCGCCGACGCCGACGGCGAGGCCGAGCAGGCGCCCCGCGCCGACGACGACTGA
- a CDS encoding WD40/YVTN/BNR-like repeat-containing protein gives MTDTTAYAALDDRVLVVHGASAADADYTADERLVGRDLQCVAASPERPDRAFVGTVESGVHRTADGGDTWDRVAPDIDDHVTALAVSPHDADVVWAGTEPSAVYRSTDGGDSWTALPPLTDLPSESEWSFPPRPHTHHVRWLEPDSHDPERLYVAIEAGALVRTADALTATAADGTDGAETWEDRPEGARYDNHTLATHSDAEGRVYTAAGDGYAQSEDGGDTWSYPQEGLGHRYVWGLAVPRADPDTVVVSAASGARSAHSVSSAEAYVYRTTNAGRDEPTEWHRAMEGLPEPAGTVRPLLAAAGGSVLFALNNRGLYRSADAGGSWGRVPLRWPDGYEDQTPRGLAVV, from the coding sequence ATGACCGACACCACCGCCTACGCCGCGCTCGACGACCGCGTGCTGGTCGTCCACGGCGCCTCGGCCGCGGACGCCGACTACACCGCCGACGAACGGCTCGTCGGTCGCGACCTCCAGTGCGTCGCCGCGAGCCCCGAGCGGCCGGACCGAGCGTTCGTCGGCACCGTCGAGTCGGGAGTCCACCGAACCGCCGACGGTGGCGATACGTGGGACCGGGTCGCACCCGATATCGACGACCACGTCACCGCGCTGGCCGTCAGCCCGCACGACGCCGACGTGGTGTGGGCGGGCACCGAGCCCTCTGCCGTCTACCGCTCGACGGACGGCGGCGACTCGTGGACGGCCCTGCCGCCGCTGACCGATCTGCCCTCGGAGTCGGAGTGGTCGTTCCCGCCGCGGCCCCACACCCACCACGTCCGCTGGTTGGAGCCCGACTCCCACGACCCCGAGCGCCTGTACGTGGCTATCGAGGCCGGCGCGCTCGTACGGACGGCGGACGCGCTCACGGCGACAGCCGCCGACGGCACGGACGGGGCCGAGACCTGGGAGGACCGCCCCGAAGGCGCCCGCTACGACAACCACACGCTCGCGACGCATTCCGACGCCGAGGGGCGCGTCTACACCGCCGCCGGCGACGGCTACGCCCAGTCCGAGGACGGTGGCGACACGTGGTCCTACCCGCAGGAGGGACTGGGCCACCGCTACGTCTGGGGGCTGGCCGTCCCGCGGGCCGACCCCGACACCGTCGTCGTCTCCGCAGCCAGCGGGGCACGGAGCGCACACAGCGTTTCGTCCGCCGAGGCGTACGTCTACCGCACCACGAACGCCGGTCGGGACGAACCCACGGAGTGGCACCGCGCGATGGAAGGACTCCCCGAGCCAGCGGGTACCGTTCGGCCGCTGCTGGCCGCGGCCGGCGGGTCGGTCCTGTTCGCGCTCAACAACCGCGGACTGTACCGCTCGGCCGACGCCGGTGGCTCCTGGGGGCGGGTCCCCCTGCGGTGGCCCGACGGCTACGAGGACCAGACGCCGCGCGGACTGGCCGTGGTCTGA
- a CDS encoding DUF1349 domain-containing protein, with translation MKWRNEPPSWDRSGDRLTVDAAGETDFWRTTKHGFVADDGHFLHREVAGDFTATVEVAGEYDTLYDQAGLMVREDAETWLKCGVEYVDGVQQVGAVVTREVSDWSKSRLDDDPDSVWIRVERAGPTVEVSFSRDGDDYAMIRQATLSEAERLRVGPMAAAPTGDGFRSTFEGFTVERA, from the coding sequence ATGAAGTGGCGCAACGAACCGCCGTCGTGGGACCGCTCGGGTGATCGACTGACCGTCGACGCGGCCGGCGAAACGGACTTCTGGCGGACGACGAAACACGGCTTCGTCGCTGACGACGGGCACTTCCTCCACCGCGAAGTCGCCGGGGACTTCACCGCGACGGTCGAAGTCGCCGGCGAGTACGACACGCTGTACGACCAGGCGGGACTCATGGTCCGCGAAGACGCCGAGACCTGGCTGAAGTGCGGCGTCGAGTACGTCGACGGCGTCCAGCAGGTCGGCGCCGTCGTGACGAGAGAGGTCTCCGACTGGTCGAAGTCGCGGCTGGACGACGACCCCGACTCGGTGTGGATCCGGGTCGAGCGCGCCGGACCGACCGTCGAAGTATCGTTCTCCCGCGACGGCGACGACTACGCGATGATCCGTCAGGCGACCCTGAGCGAGGCCGAGCGGCTCCGGGTCGGCCCGATGGCCGCCGCACCGACGGGCGACGGGTTCCGAAGCACCTTCGAGGGGTTCACCGTCGAACGGGCGTGA
- a CDS encoding FAD-dependent monooxygenase has product MYDFVVVGCGPAGSRFARRAAERGYDVLAFEQGDVGEPLACSGHVSTDVWEFTPEGARDRLLQNVVYGARFHLGSPRGDPPGDPRPNGRAHPGRDGTAAGRSAPSDDRDGEFPATAYPFYKDEQVSNVIDRVGLDRELADAAREAGVDLREGHTVVGVSESRDRVEVEVRGPDGVETHEARMVAGCDGPKSRVRRELDMAEPDELLHGVLGFSDEDDATDFVDVHLTVPNFFAWRIPRGEAGVEYGLATPPSADVRKRFDRFTADCGVETDRRCSGLIPVGPPDSVTSRRAFLVGDAAAQTKPFTGGGIRYGMTAADHAAREIDPRHPSTLADYERAWRDDLEREIELGHWVRRAYSLPDPVQRVGLRAFAGEIGVHMDRPTTVFSLDQLKSLLRG; this is encoded by the coding sequence ATGTACGATTTCGTCGTCGTGGGCTGTGGTCCAGCCGGCTCGCGGTTCGCCCGCCGCGCCGCCGAGCGGGGCTACGACGTGCTCGCCTTCGAGCAGGGCGACGTCGGCGAGCCCCTGGCCTGTTCGGGCCACGTCTCCACCGACGTCTGGGAGTTCACGCCCGAGGGCGCCCGCGACCGCCTCCTGCAGAACGTCGTCTACGGCGCCCGTTTCCACCTCGGTTCGCCCCGCGGTGACCCGCCGGGCGACCCTCGTCCGAACGGCCGCGCGCACCCCGGCCGCGACGGCACTGCTGCCGGCCGGAGCGCCCCCTCGGACGACCGCGACGGCGAGTTCCCGGCCACCGCCTACCCATTCTACAAGGACGAGCAGGTGTCGAACGTCATCGACCGCGTCGGGCTGGACCGCGAGCTCGCCGACGCAGCCCGCGAGGCGGGCGTCGACCTCCGGGAGGGCCACACCGTCGTCGGCGTCTCCGAGTCCCGCGACCGCGTCGAAGTCGAGGTTCGGGGACCCGACGGCGTCGAGACCCACGAGGCGCGGATGGTCGCCGGCTGCGACGGCCCGAAATCGCGCGTCCGACGCGAACTCGACATGGCAGAGCCCGACGAACTGCTCCACGGCGTCCTCGGCTTCTCCGACGAGGACGACGCCACCGACTTCGTGGACGTCCACCTCACCGTCCCGAACTTCTTCGCCTGGCGCATCCCCCGTGGGGAGGCCGGCGTCGAGTACGGTCTCGCGACGCCGCCGAGCGCGGACGTGCGCAAGCGCTTCGACCGCTTCACGGCGGACTGCGGCGTCGAGACCGACCGCCGCTGCTCGGGCCTGATCCCCGTCGGTCCGCCCGACTCGGTGACGAGTCGCCGGGCGTTCCTGGTCGGTGACGCCGCCGCCCAGACCAAGCCCTTTACCGGCGGCGGCATCCGCTACGGCATGACCGCCGCCGACCACGCCGCCCGCGAGATCGACCCTCGCCACCCGTCGACGCTGGCCGACTACGAGCGGGCGTGGCGCGACGACCTCGAACGGGAGATCGAACTCGGCCACTGGGTCCGGCGGGCGTACTCGCTGCCCGACCCCGTCCAGCGAGTCGGCCTCCGGGCGTTCGCCGGCGAGATCGGCGTCCACATGGACCGGCCGACGACCGTCTTCTCCCTCGACCAGCTGAAATCGCTGCTGCGCGGGTGA
- a CDS encoding DUF7333 family protein: MELDLPKTAAAFVVLIAVGIGGLIGAPIPMGTSTILMMVAPSMIVFGLICLAIGVAHGQYRAGAMR, from the coding sequence ATGGAACTCGACTTGCCGAAGACGGCCGCGGCGTTCGTCGTCCTGATCGCAGTCGGCATCGGCGGCCTGATCGGTGCGCCGATCCCGATGGGGACCTCGACGATCCTGATGATGGTCGCACCGTCGATGATCGTGTTCGGACTGATCTGCCTGGCGATCGGCGTCGCGCACGGGCAGTACCGCGCCGGCGCGATGCGGTGA
- the ygfZ gene encoding CAF17-like 4Fe-4S cluster assembly/insertion protein YgfZ encodes MTVIESVHADHGATFEERGDRRVVTHYGRPERTHAAVRNVVGVTERGYGVLTVEGDDRVDFVDNAVSNRVPTADGEGCYALLLDPQGGIETDMYVYNAAAGDRLLVFLPPTEHERVAEDWRSKTFIQDVAITDASDDFGVFGVYGPQATEKVASVLNKAPSPDRPLSFVRGSMADAGVTVIRDDGLAGEEGYEVVCAASEAADVFDTLENRGQAAAPFGYRTWETLTLEAGTPLFETELSGRVPNVCGVRNALDFEKGCYVGQEVVSRVENRGRPSQRLVGLVVEPEPGDGDGTGDAESAVPDAGAAVFDGDAAVGEVTRAAASPTRDESVALAAVDSDQTAVGASLAVRVDGDERPAARVALPFVEGSDESARRPRYPDAP; translated from the coding sequence ATGACGGTCATCGAGTCGGTCCACGCGGACCACGGCGCGACGTTCGAAGAGCGCGGCGACCGCCGGGTGGTGACCCACTACGGTCGCCCCGAGCGGACCCACGCCGCCGTCCGCAACGTCGTCGGCGTCACCGAACGCGGCTACGGCGTCCTCACCGTCGAGGGCGACGACCGCGTCGACTTCGTCGACAACGCCGTCTCCAACCGCGTCCCAACCGCAGACGGCGAGGGCTGTTACGCCCTCTTGCTGGACCCTCAGGGAGGCATCGAGACGGACATGTACGTCTACAACGCCGCCGCCGGCGACCGCCTGCTCGTCTTCCTCCCGCCGACCGAACACGAGCGCGTCGCCGAGGACTGGCGCTCGAAGACGTTCATCCAGGACGTGGCGATCACGGACGCCAGCGACGACTTCGGCGTCTTCGGTGTCTACGGCCCGCAGGCCACCGAGAAGGTCGCGAGCGTTCTCAACAAGGCCCCCTCGCCCGACCGCCCCCTCTCGTTCGTCCGCGGGTCGATGGCCGACGCCGGCGTCACGGTGATCCGCGACGACGGCCTGGCCGGCGAGGAAGGGTACGAGGTGGTCTGCGCCGCGAGCGAGGCCGCCGACGTGTTCGATACCCTCGAAAACCGCGGCCAGGCCGCCGCCCCGTTCGGCTACCGCACCTGGGAGACGCTGACGCTGGAGGCCGGGACGCCGCTGTTCGAGACCGAGCTGTCGGGTCGGGTCCCCAACGTCTGTGGCGTCCGCAACGCGCTTGACTTCGAGAAGGGCTGTTACGTCGGCCAGGAGGTCGTCTCCCGCGTCGAGAACCGCGGCCGACCGAGCCAGCGACTGGTCGGTCTGGTCGTCGAGCCCGAACCGGGCGACGGGGACGGTACCGGAGACGCCGAGAGTGCCGTCCCCGACGCGGGCGCGGCGGTGTTCGACGGCGACGCCGCCGTCGGCGAGGTGACCCGCGCCGCCGCGAGCCCGACCCGCGACGAATCGGTCGCGCTGGCTGCGGTCGACAGCGACCAGACTGCAGTCGGAGCGTCACTCGCGGTCCGCGTCGACGGCGACGAACGCCCCGCCGCCCGCGTCGCGCTCCCGTTCGTCGAGGGCAGCGACGAGTCGGCGCGCCGGCCGCGGTACCCGGACGCCCCCTAA